Proteins from a single region of Lysinibacillus sp. JNUCC-52:
- a CDS encoding RNA degradosome polyphosphate kinase yields the protein MTTEVTNNRLHEDEFSEAHSRLLEEIAKPQYYNNRELSWLAFNERVLEEAEDVNNPLLERLKFLAIFSSNLDEFFMVRVAGLQDQVRAGFHKPENKSGLTPKEQLAKIAERTQALVRRQTEVYRHLIYDLLPQHNVHIADMKDLNSTQKAFINEMFAETIFPVLTPVAVDAYRPFPTLLGKTLNLLVLLEQDETDFESREKVAIVQVPSVLDRYIKVPCAEGETVIVLLEDVIVAHIEKLFYGYSVKSAQAFRLTRNADLTIHEEGARDLLVEIEKELKKRKWGVGSRLEVRVGEMNEEVLAYLLEEFEIEENDVFHIDGPLDLTFMFSFVKGISVGREHLEYESFIPQPPLDLQSDENIFEKALQQDIFFHHPYESFAPIVDFISEAAINPNVLAIKQTLYRVSGNSPIIQALKLAAENGKQVTVLVELKARFDEENNVHWAKQLEQAGCLVIYGMNNLKTHSKITLVVSRRNGKIERFVHLGTGNYNDATAKIYTDMGIITSDKEFGIDATNFFNYLSGYTEKPTFNHLVVAPFDIRDEFIRLMDEEISCHKKYGNGFIRAKMNSLTDKDLMMKLYEASIAGVKVELIIRGICCIRPGIPNISDNITVTSIVGRFLEHSRIYWFHHNGENKVYLSSADMMTRNMIKRVEILFPVYSIEAKARIMDIMNKQLEDTAKARIQDSNGKYHYKEFDRSEDPINSQEIFLKDALKPTLDEE from the coding sequence ATGACAACGGAAGTAACGAACAACCGCTTACATGAAGATGAATTTTCAGAAGCACATAGCCGTTTACTCGAAGAAATTGCAAAGCCTCAATATTATAATAATCGGGAATTAAGCTGGCTGGCATTTAATGAGCGTGTTTTAGAAGAAGCAGAGGATGTCAATAATCCTCTGCTGGAACGTCTGAAGTTTTTAGCGATATTTAGCTCCAATTTAGATGAGTTTTTTATGGTGCGCGTAGCAGGGCTACAGGACCAAGTGCGTGCAGGCTTTCATAAACCTGAAAATAAATCAGGCTTAACACCGAAAGAACAATTAGCGAAAATTGCTGAGCGTACACAAGCTTTAGTACGTCGCCAAACAGAAGTATACAGACATTTAATATATGATTTATTGCCACAGCATAATGTACATATTGCGGACATGAAGGATTTAAATAGTACGCAAAAAGCATTTATTAATGAAATGTTTGCTGAGACAATTTTCCCTGTACTCACACCTGTTGCAGTAGACGCTTATCGACCATTTCCAACATTGCTTGGAAAAACTTTAAATTTACTTGTACTATTGGAACAAGATGAAACAGATTTTGAAAGCCGTGAAAAAGTGGCAATAGTGCAAGTACCATCTGTATTGGATCGCTATATTAAAGTACCTTGTGCTGAGGGAGAAACGGTTATTGTACTTCTTGAGGATGTTATTGTTGCCCATATTGAAAAGCTTTTTTATGGGTACAGTGTTAAATCTGCACAGGCGTTCCGTTTAACACGTAATGCGGATTTAACGATTCATGAAGAAGGCGCACGCGATTTACTCGTGGAAATTGAAAAAGAGTTAAAGAAACGCAAATGGGGAGTCGGCAGTCGCCTTGAAGTACGCGTCGGAGAAATGAATGAAGAAGTCCTTGCTTATTTATTAGAAGAGTTTGAAATCGAAGAGAACGATGTTTTTCATATTGATGGTCCATTGGATTTAACATTTATGTTTTCGTTTGTGAAAGGTATTTCTGTAGGACGAGAACATTTAGAGTACGAAAGCTTTATCCCGCAGCCACCTTTAGATTTACAATCAGATGAAAATATTTTTGAGAAAGCATTACAACAGGACATTTTTTTCCATCATCCATATGAGTCATTTGCACCGATTGTGGACTTTATTTCAGAGGCCGCTATCAATCCCAATGTATTAGCAATAAAGCAAACATTGTATCGGGTTAGTGGTAATTCCCCAATAATACAAGCATTAAAACTCGCGGCTGAAAATGGTAAGCAGGTGACCGTTTTAGTAGAGCTAAAAGCCCGCTTTGATGAAGAAAATAATGTACATTGGGCGAAGCAACTGGAACAAGCAGGCTGTCTTGTTATATACGGTATGAATAATTTAAAAACACACTCTAAAATAACGCTAGTAGTGAGTCGTCGAAATGGAAAAATTGAACGTTTTGTACATCTTGGCACAGGAAATTATAATGATGCCACAGCCAAAATTTATACGGACATGGGCATTATAACGTCTGATAAGGAATTTGGTATCGATGCAACAAACTTCTTTAATTATTTAAGTGGCTATACGGAAAAGCCTACTTTTAATCATTTAGTCGTTGCTCCATTCGATATTCGTGATGAATTTATCCGTTTAATGGATGAAGAAATTAGCTGTCATAAGAAATACGGTAATGGGTTTATTCGCGCTAAAATGAATTCATTAACGGATAAGGATTTAATGATGAAGCTTTACGAAGCCTCCATTGCTGGTGTAAAAGTGGAGCTTATTATTCGTGGTATATGCTGTATACGGCCAGGTATACCGAACATTAGTGACAATATCACCGTCACAAGCATCGTTGGTCGATTCCTGGAACATTCACGGATTTATTGGTTCCATCATAATGGTGAAAATAAAGTGTATTTATCTTCAGCAGATATGATGACAAGAAATATGATAAAACGAGTTGAAATTCTTTTCCCTGTCTATTCAATTGAAGCAAAAGCCCGTATTATGGATATTATGAACAAACAACTTGAGGATACAGCAAAGGCTCGTATTCAAGATTCCAATGGAAAGTATCATTATAAAGAATTTGATCGAAGCGAAGACCCTATTAATAGTCAGGAAATTTTCTTAAAGGATGCTCTAAAGCCTACGCTAGATGAAGAATAA
- a CDS encoding Ppx/GppA family phosphatase has protein sequence MDELKTAIIDIGSNTIRLVLYQYDNEEGLRELGNIKTVARLRTYLQPTGDMSEEGIQVLTETLLTFKAMLDDFEIVDVKAAATAAIRQATNRQQIIALMKERTGIQIELLSEEEEAYFGYVAVAHSIGTLSAVTIDIGGGSTEITLFKNKELIESFSFPFGTVSLKQRFVKGDIMNSSEKKELIAFVKEQFKTLPWIQQVGLPIIAIGGSARNIAQVHQQRHQYPIASVHGYEISKGDLDQLSLFLGSLSFQELKHLDGLSTDRADIIVPALEVFRVLMDIVGSEVFQLTKKGLREGLIIHRILQKDANAFDKYNVFEGNARRLARQYGRSEEEVDYLMHLADQLYRECCHLKFLQFDESDWQLLRKAAKIFNIGEYIELSSASQHTFYLVANQSIDGLNHKERLKLALLASYKNKDYFQRFAAPFIEWMSREEYRKMRDFGSLLKFVYALNVSKRNIVHAIELQPKDNFVQLNIYVKKNAAAEKYQANRHKKHLERALKTPIKVNFIEEGWNQDDNGSNEQPLT, from the coding sequence TTGGATGAATTGAAAACGGCTATTATTGATATTGGCTCGAATACGATTCGTTTAGTACTGTATCAGTATGATAATGAAGAAGGGCTTAGAGAGCTAGGGAATATTAAAACGGTTGCACGTTTACGTACATATTTGCAACCAACTGGTGACATGTCAGAAGAAGGTATACAAGTACTAACAGAAACATTATTAACATTTAAAGCAATGCTCGATGATTTTGAAATTGTGGATGTGAAAGCTGCTGCGACCGCTGCAATTCGTCAAGCAACGAATCGACAACAAATAATAGCGTTAATGAAAGAGAGAACTGGTATACAAATAGAGCTGTTGTCTGAGGAGGAAGAGGCGTATTTCGGTTATGTTGCTGTAGCACATTCCATTGGCACACTTTCTGCTGTGACCATTGATATTGGTGGAGGAAGTACGGAAATAACATTGTTTAAAAATAAAGAACTGATTGAATCTTTCAGCTTTCCTTTTGGAACGGTGTCGTTAAAGCAACGTTTCGTTAAAGGTGACATTATGAATAGTAGTGAAAAGAAAGAACTAATTGCATTTGTGAAAGAGCAATTTAAAACACTTCCTTGGATTCAGCAAGTCGGCTTACCGATTATTGCGATTGGTGGCAGTGCCAGAAATATTGCGCAAGTTCATCAGCAACGACATCAATATCCCATTGCCAGTGTGCATGGTTACGAAATATCTAAAGGTGATTTAGATCAGCTTAGTTTGTTTTTAGGAAGTTTAAGCTTTCAAGAATTAAAACACTTAGATGGATTATCGACAGACCGCGCAGATATTATTGTACCTGCCTTAGAGGTGTTCCGCGTACTTATGGACATTGTTGGTAGTGAAGTGTTCCAACTAACGAAAAAAGGTTTACGAGAAGGGCTTATTATCCATCGTATTTTGCAAAAGGATGCCAATGCTTTTGATAAGTATAATGTGTTTGAGGGAAACGCTAGAAGGTTAGCTAGGCAGTATGGTCGCTCTGAGGAAGAAGTTGATTATTTAATGCACCTAGCAGACCAATTATACCGTGAGTGTTGTCATTTAAAATTTTTACAATTTGACGAGTCAGATTGGCAATTGTTGAGAAAGGCAGCAAAGATATTTAATATCGGGGAATATATCGAGTTAAGCTCTGCGAGTCAACATACCTTTTATTTAGTTGCCAATCAATCCATTGATGGATTAAACCATAAAGAACGACTAAAACTTGCACTTTTAGCATCATATAAAAATAAAGATTATTTTCAACGATTTGCTGCACCTTTTATAGAATGGATGAGTCGCGAAGAATATCGTAAAATGCGTGATTTCGGTTCATTGTTAAAATTTGTCTATGCGTTAAATGTATCAAAGAGAAATATCGTGCATGCGATTGAACTGCAACCTAAGGACAATTTTGTTCAGTTAAACATCTATGTTAAAAAAAATGCGGCTGCTGAAAAATATCAAGCCAATCGTCATAAAAAACATTTAGAACGTGCTCTAAAAACACCAATTAAAGTAAATTTCATTGAAGAAGGGTGGAACCAAGATGACAACGGAAGTAACGAACAACCGCTTACATGA
- a CDS encoding chemotaxis protein, whose amino-acid sequence MEHKGILLESGTNELEIVEFEVANNKFGINVIKVKEIIQPIPVTFIPHAHPHVEGIIQLRGEVLPVVDMLRVLGIQSAERNPQQKYIVAEFNKQRVVFHVDNVTQIHRISWNQIEKPSDMYQGGTSQVIGVIKQNEQMILLLDFEKIMVDINPDSGISVESVKKLGKRERSEKRILIAEDSPLLRKLLFDTMKEAGYENVEFFENGRDAYEYLETLAKSGSNVTEHIQLVVTDIEMPQMDGHHLTRKIKEHPDLQKLPVIIFSSLITDDLRHKGDQVGAEDQISKPEIAELILRVDQLIL is encoded by the coding sequence TTGGAACATAAAGGCATATTATTAGAAAGTGGCACAAATGAGCTAGAAATCGTTGAATTTGAAGTAGCTAACAATAAATTCGGTATTAATGTTATTAAAGTAAAAGAGATTATTCAACCGATTCCAGTAACGTTTATTCCACACGCGCACCCGCATGTAGAGGGAATTATTCAATTAAGAGGCGAAGTACTACCTGTAGTAGACATGCTACGAGTACTAGGGATACAAAGCGCAGAACGTAATCCACAACAAAAATATATTGTTGCTGAGTTTAATAAACAACGAGTTGTTTTCCATGTAGATAACGTAACACAAATTCACCGTATTTCTTGGAATCAAATTGAAAAACCCTCAGATATGTATCAGGGTGGTACTTCACAAGTCATTGGTGTGATTAAGCAAAACGAACAAATGATTTTATTGCTAGATTTCGAGAAAATTATGGTTGATATTAACCCTGATTCGGGTATAAGTGTAGAGTCAGTAAAAAAACTTGGTAAACGTGAACGCTCAGAAAAACGCATTTTAATTGCTGAGGATTCACCATTATTACGTAAGTTATTATTCGATACGATGAAGGAAGCCGGTTACGAGAATGTAGAGTTCTTTGAAAATGGCCGTGATGCTTATGAATACTTAGAAACATTGGCGAAAAGTGGCAGTAATGTAACTGAGCACATTCAATTAGTAGTAACAGATATTGAAATGCCACAAATGGATGGTCACCATCTTACACGCAAAATTAAAGAGCATCCCGATTTACAAAAGCTACCAGTCATTATTTTCTCTAGTTTAATTACAGATGATCTTCGCCATAAAGGTGATCAAGTAGGGGCAGAGGACCAAATTAGTAAACCCGAAATTGCAGAGCTTATTTTACGCGTTGATCAACTTATTTTATAA
- a CDS encoding MFS transporter — translation MKQRQAGETQHRSQLALYLSLPILSWAFYDFANTIFSSNINTVFFPFYMDEVLGTNEVMQQVASTFISYANALASFFLVVFSPLFGVWIDQTGYKKRFIVWFASISILFTFMMGVFANLETTTNYSGVPLSLFLVVASFVIAKFFFNSSLVFYDSMMGDLGTKEEMPLISGYGVAIGYLGTIFGLLVYLYVGNSDFHRAFIPTAILYLLFSLPLFFINKDTPIPKEQRKAAKFFEGYKEIILTFKDMKQHKAIFTFMIAYFFLNDAIATTIAMMAVYATTIVGFSSGQFIILYLVSTVSTIIGSLAFGYITKAIGAKRAITIVAVLMIIALTFAVFATEQWMFWIAGSMFGISLGSMWVTSRTYIIELSPDEKRGQFFGLFAFSGKVSSIIGPAVYGTVTLWMKDYGTLASRVALSTLILMTVIGLLVHLKVNDKNGNTR, via the coding sequence ATGAAACAGAGGCAAGCAGGGGAAACACAGCATCGCAGTCAGCTAGCACTCTATTTATCATTGCCAATTCTATCATGGGCGTTTTACGATTTTGCTAATACGATATTTTCTTCAAATATTAATACAGTTTTTTTCCCTTTTTATATGGACGAAGTTTTAGGTACGAATGAAGTCATGCAGCAAGTAGCAAGTACATTTATTTCATATGCCAATGCATTAGCAAGCTTTTTTCTAGTAGTTTTTTCACCGCTTTTTGGAGTATGGATAGATCAAACAGGCTATAAAAAGCGATTCATTGTATGGTTCGCATCAATCTCTATTTTATTTACCTTTATGATGGGTGTTTTCGCTAATTTAGAGACAACAACAAATTATTCAGGTGTACCGCTCAGTTTATTTTTAGTCGTTGCAAGTTTTGTCATTGCGAAATTTTTCTTTAATTCGAGTCTCGTATTTTATGATTCGATGATGGGGGATCTTGGAACAAAAGAAGAAATGCCATTAATATCAGGTTATGGTGTCGCAATTGGTTACTTAGGAACTATTTTTGGACTTCTTGTTTATTTATATGTAGGAAACAGTGATTTCCACCGTGCGTTTATTCCAACAGCAATTTTATATTTGTTATTTTCATTACCATTATTCTTTATTAATAAAGATACGCCGATACCGAAGGAACAGCGTAAAGCGGCTAAGTTTTTTGAAGGATACAAAGAAATTATTCTTACATTTAAGGATATGAAGCAACATAAAGCAATTTTTACTTTTATGATTGCTTATTTCTTTTTAAATGATGCAATTGCGACAACAATAGCGATGATGGCTGTTTATGCAACGACTATTGTAGGGTTTTCTTCAGGTCAATTTATTATCCTATATTTAGTTTCCACTGTATCGACAATTATTGGCTCACTTGCATTCGGTTATATTACGAAAGCAATTGGCGCTAAGCGGGCTATTACCATTGTAGCCGTATTAATGATTATTGCATTAACCTTTGCTGTTTTTGCGACAGAACAGTGGATGTTTTGGATTGCTGGCAGTATGTTTGGTATTTCATTAGGCTCAATGTGGGTTACATCAAGAACATATATTATTGAGCTATCACCAGATGAAAAGCGAGGGCAGTTTTTCGGCCTATTTGCCTTTTCTGGTAAAGTGTCATCGATAATCGGACCAGCTGTATATGGAACGGTTACATTATGGATGAAAGATTACGGTACATTAGCAAGCCGCGTTGCATTATCAACATTAATTTTGATGACGGTTATTGGTCTATTGGTTCATCTAAAAGTAAATGATAAAAATGGAAATACCAGATAG
- a CDS encoding winged helix-turn-helix transcriptional regulator, with amino-acid sequence MNQKNICPRFEKALMLLNHRWNTLLIYQLLNGPQRFSTIKNQLNISSRVLTERLKELETEQIVLRTVIPSTPVVIEYELTEKGYAITPVLKEIEQWSSKWVTIAEE; translated from the coding sequence ATGAATCAAAAAAATATTTGTCCGCGATTTGAAAAAGCACTTATGCTATTGAATCATCGTTGGAATACATTACTTATTTATCAGTTACTTAATGGGCCACAACGATTTTCAACAATTAAAAATCAGTTGAATATTAGTAGTCGGGTATTAACGGAGCGATTAAAGGAGTTGGAGACCGAGCAAATCGTGTTACGTACCGTCATTCCTTCTACACCAGTTGTTATTGAGTATGAGCTTACAGAAAAAGGATATGCCATCACACCCGTTCTAAAAGAAATTGAACAATGGTCTAGTAAATGGGTAACTATTGCTGAGGAATAA
- a CDS encoding DoxX family protein has protein sequence MQNIGSTILRVVLGIIFAVHGFQKFQGGISYTADFFNSLGIPGFMAYIVAIIELVGGVALILGFATRIFGALLTMTMIVAIFTAKLSIGFIGENGLAGYELDLALGAIALYFALAGASRFSLDSQLFSKE, from the coding sequence ATGCAAAACATTGGTTCAACTATTTTACGTGTCGTTCTCGGCATTATTTTTGCAGTACATGGTTTTCAAAAATTCCAAGGCGGAATTAGCTACACAGCTGACTTTTTTAATAGTCTAGGTATACCAGGTTTTATGGCGTATATCGTTGCGATTATTGAATTAGTTGGCGGAGTTGCCCTTATTTTAGGCTTTGCAACAAGGATTTTTGGTGCTTTACTAACAATGACAATGATTGTTGCTATCTTTACAGCAAAGCTTAGTATTGGGTTTATCGGAGAAAATGGATTGGCAGGCTATGAGCTTGATTTAGCATTAGGTGCTATAGCTCTATACTTTGCTCTTGCAGGGGCGTCTAGATTTTCTTTAGATTCTCAACTTTTTAGTAAAGAATAG
- a CDS encoding NAD(P)-dependent oxidoreductase — translation MGKERIAFIGTGVMGASIIKHLLQNGHEVTVYTRTKEKAEPLMALGAGWASSPAEAFKDKDIALTMVGYPTDVEEVYFGEHGLFKTAQAGNIVIDMTTSEPTLAKKIYTHAQTLGVEALDAPVSGGDVGAQNGTLSIMVGGNEHAFNKVTPVLQQFGANIVYQGEAGAGQHAKMCNQIVIASGMIGVCESLAYGLKAGLDLATVLKSISSGAAGSWSLSNLAPRMMNEDFAPGFYIKHFVKDMKIALDESKNMGISLPGLALAYEMYNKLIAEGYGDNGTQALLKYYQ, via the coding sequence ATGGGAAAAGAGCGTATTGCATTTATTGGTACTGGTGTTATGGGTGCTAGCATTATCAAACACTTACTGCAAAATGGACATGAGGTCACAGTTTACACTCGCACTAAAGAAAAAGCAGAGCCGTTAATGGCATTAGGTGCTGGTTGGGCTAGTTCGCCAGCTGAAGCTTTTAAAGATAAGGATATAGCGTTAACGATGGTTGGTTACCCAACTGATGTTGAGGAAGTATACTTCGGTGAACATGGTCTATTCAAAACTGCACAGGCTGGCAATATTGTTATCGACATGACAACATCTGAGCCGACGTTAGCGAAGAAGATTTATACCCATGCTCAAACGCTAGGGGTGGAAGCTTTGGATGCACCTGTTTCTGGTGGAGATGTTGGTGCTCAAAATGGCACATTATCCATTATGGTTGGTGGAAATGAACATGCCTTTAATAAAGTTACACCAGTACTACAACAATTTGGAGCAAATATAGTGTATCAAGGTGAAGCAGGTGCAGGACAGCATGCCAAAATGTGCAATCAAATCGTTATTGCATCTGGCATGATTGGTGTATGTGAGTCACTTGCGTATGGCTTAAAGGCTGGGTTAGATTTAGCTACGGTGTTAAAATCTATCTCATCAGGTGCTGCTGGTTCTTGGTCGTTAAGCAATTTAGCTCCACGCATGATGAACGAAGATTTTGCACCAGGCTTTTATATTAAACATTTTGTAAAGGATATGAAAATTGCTTTAGATGAATCAAAGAATATGGGTATTTCTTTACCAGGACTAGCATTAGCTTATGAAATGTATAACAAGCTGATCGCTGAGGGCTATGGTGACAATGGTACACAGGCTCTTTTAAAGTATTATCAATAG
- a CDS encoding aspartyl-phosphate phosphatase Spo0E family protein has translation MVNLLLKQMEQTREMMIRSGVENGLQNAKTIQLSRRLDQLMNTYYRQTTLEEEDQDDLFQYSE, from the coding sequence ATGGTCAATCTACTCTTGAAACAAATGGAACAAACTCGTGAGATGATGATTCGCTCTGGTGTTGAAAACGGGTTACAGAATGCAAAAACCATTCAACTGAGTCGCAGACTAGATCAGTTAATGAATACTTATTATAGACAGACAACATTAGAAGAAGAAGATCAGGATGATTTGTTTCAGTATTCAGAGTAA
- a CDS encoding YkvS family protein: MKIAEVGNIIEFKNGLQGIVEKVNENSVIVDLTYMENFDSLEIEEKTVVNHKRYKILYASEA; encoded by the coding sequence GTGAAAATAGCTGAAGTTGGAAATATTATCGAGTTTAAAAATGGTTTGCAAGGTATTGTTGAAAAAGTAAATGAAAATTCGGTGATCGTTGATCTAACATATATGGAGAATTTTGATTCCCTTGAAATTGAAGAGAAAACGGTCGTCAACCATAAACGTTACAAAATCTTATATGCAAGTGAAGCTTAA
- a CDS encoding CPBP family intramembrane glutamic endopeptidase, whose amino-acid sequence MQTNSKQTIILLLSLLFVYGMLAFTFANPAVFWYLYAFTLLVCIAIAILSGTIEDQLPTWKFLIFGIGYGTITYGIIRFGYWLAPYINDRLVVTVKKFLTVYGPQNIWHYILLVFIVAIGEELFWRGYVQQQLKRFMRPVLAVVVTAILCSISIAFSGFKLGIVAALVTSLIWGFIYEWRKSMPLVIVAHVVFVLLLFLVLPLTS is encoded by the coding sequence ATGCAAACAAATTCGAAACAAACAATAATACTTCTCCTTTCTTTATTATTCGTTTATGGTATGCTTGCTTTCACATTTGCTAATCCAGCTGTATTTTGGTACTTGTATGCATTCACACTGCTCGTATGTATAGCTATTGCTATTCTTTCAGGTACGATTGAAGATCAATTGCCTACTTGGAAGTTTCTAATTTTCGGCATAGGGTATGGTACTATCACATATGGCATTATACGTTTTGGTTATTGGCTCGCTCCATATATAAATGATCGGCTAGTAGTAACTGTGAAAAAGTTTTTAACTGTTTACGGTCCACAAAATATTTGGCACTATATTTTACTTGTGTTTATTGTTGCCATTGGCGAAGAACTATTTTGGCGTGGATACGTACAACAACAATTAAAGCGTTTTATGCGCCCTGTTTTAGCAGTGGTCGTAACAGCCATTTTATGTTCCATCTCAATTGCATTTAGTGGTTTTAAGCTAGGTATAGTTGCAGCTCTTGTTACAAGTCTTATTTGGGGCTTTATTTATGAATGGCGCAAGAGTATGCCGTTAGTTATTGTGGCCCATGTTGTTTTTGTTCTACTGTTGTTTTTAGTGTTACCTTTAACATCATAA
- a CDS encoding IS1182 family transposase, with the protein MMSKNQINERDQLEMLTIDQLVPQDHLVRKLEAAIDFSFIYPLVENLYSSLGRPSIDPVVLFKMTFIQYVFGIRSMRQTIKEIETNMAYRWFLGFGFHTEVPHFSTFGKNYARRFQDTNVFEQIFYRILKEIMNRGLLHADHVFIDSTHVKASANKRKYDKKVVRKETRAYEEKLQLELNIDREENGKKPFPPEKFEKDEWKEIKESTTDPESGYYVKDERTKQFAYSFHAATDEKGFVLGTIVTPGNVHDSYVLQPLVEKIIEKVKKPLAIAADAAYKTPAITNFLLENQMLPVLPYTRPKTKDGFFRKHEYVYDEYYNCYLCPQGQVLKYTTTTKEGYRQYKSNPTICANCPLLSQCTESRNHQKLIQRHIWETYMEEAEHLRHSYDIKQIYAKRKETIERVFADAKEKHGMRWTTLRGLKKLSMQAMITFAAMNLKKLATWTWQAAS; encoded by the coding sequence ATGATGTCGAAAAATCAAATCAATGAACGTGACCAATTAGAAATGCTGACAATTGACCAATTGGTGCCACAAGACCATTTAGTTCGAAAACTAGAGGCAGCGATTGATTTTTCGTTTATCTATCCATTAGTCGAAAACCTCTATTCATCTTTAGGGCGTCCAAGTATTGACCCCGTTGTTCTCTTTAAAATGACCTTTATTCAATACGTTTTTGGTATTCGCTCTATGCGTCAAACTATCAAAGAAATTGAAACGAATATGGCCTATCGCTGGTTTTTAGGTTTTGGCTTCCATACAGAAGTTCCTCACTTCTCTACCTTCGGTAAAAATTATGCACGACGCTTCCAAGACACAAATGTGTTTGAACAGATATTCTATCGTATTCTAAAAGAAATTATGAATCGAGGGCTCCTTCATGCGGACCATGTATTTATTGATTCGACGCATGTAAAAGCGAGCGCCAATAAACGAAAGTATGATAAAAAAGTCGTTCGAAAAGAAACACGTGCTTATGAAGAGAAACTCCAACTGGAATTAAATATTGATCGTGAGGAAAACGGAAAAAAGCCCTTCCCTCCAGAGAAATTTGAAAAAGATGAATGGAAAGAAATCAAAGAAAGTACGACAGACCCTGAGAGTGGTTATTATGTTAAGGATGAACGGACTAAGCAGTTTGCGTATTCATTTCATGCAGCGACAGATGAAAAAGGCTTTGTATTAGGAACGATTGTGACTCCAGGAAATGTGCACGATAGCTATGTATTGCAGCCACTTGTTGAAAAAATCATTGAAAAAGTGAAAAAGCCATTAGCGATTGCTGCGGACGCTGCTTATAAAACACCTGCCATCACTAACTTTTTATTAGAGAATCAAATGTTACCTGTTCTCCCTTATACACGTCCTAAAACAAAAGATGGTTTCTTTCGAAAGCATGAATATGTGTACGATGAGTACTATAATTGTTATCTTTGCCCACAAGGGCAGGTATTGAAATATACGACAACGACGAAGGAAGGGTATCGCCAATATAAATCGAATCCAACGATTTGTGCGAATTGCCCCTTGCTATCACAATGTACAGAAAGCAGGAATCATCAAAAACTGATTCAACGGCATATATGGGAAACCTATATGGAAGAAGCTGAACATTTGCGCCATTCTTATGATATTAAACAAATTTATGCAAAGCGCAAAGAAACGATAGAACGTGTCTTTGCGGATGCAAAAGAAAAGCATGGTATGCGATGGACAACCTTAAGAGGTCTTAAAAAATTGTCCATGCAGGCGATGATTACTTTTGCTGCCATGAATTTGAAAAAGCTTGCTACTTGGACATGGCAAGCTGCTTCATAG